DNA sequence from the Halonatronomonas betaini genome:
CCTCCTTTAGCCTGTTCAGGAGAAAAATAATGGGCACTGCCAACGACAGAATCAGTCATATCCAGGGTAACTGTAGAGCTGACTGCTCTAGCTATACCAAAATCAGTAACCTTAACCTGATTTTCAGGGGTCAGAATAATATTATGGGGCTTAATATCACAATGAACAATATCACTCTCATGGGCAACATTTAAAGCTGCAGCAATCTGAGAAGATATATCCAGTGCTTCAATAATCGGCAATTTCCCTCTTGCTTCAATAATATCCTTTAAATTCTGTCCGATTATATTCTCCATTATCAGGTAATGATAATTTTCAGTCTGCCCTATATCATAAATATTAACAACATTGGGGTGAGAAATCCTGGCAACAGCCCTGGCTTCATGGCGAATTTTTTTAATAAATTCTTCATCAGAAGCATATTCAGGTCTCAACATTTTTAAAGCAACCTGACGATCAAGCATTATATCGGTAGCTTCATAAACTACAGCCATCCCACCTCTGCCTAACTCTTTATTTATTTCATATCTATTTTTTATTACTTTATCCAAAAAAATTCACCTCTAAACTTCCTTTATCAAACAAGAAATAAAAGTAATGTTGTCACTGCCACCGGCAGCAAGTGCATCAGTTAATAATTTATCATTAATCTCATCAACTTCAGGATATAAATTAGAAATTATTAACTCAATCTCCTTTTCTCTCACCATATCTGACAAGCCATCACTGCAAATCAAGATATAATCACCTGAATTAAGCTCAACCATACCGGTATCTAAGTCCAGGTTTCTCTCCAGGCCAATAGCCTGTGTTAAAATATTTCTTTTAGGATGATTAAAGGCTTCCTCTTTAGAAATCTTTCCCTTAGTAACAAGTTGATTAACATAGGAATGGTCTGTAGATAACTTGCTTAAATTTTCATTTCTATATAAGTATATTCTGCTATCGCCTACATGTCCATAATATAATTTATCATTACATATCAAACAAACTGATAATGTAGTACCCATGCCTTTTAAGGTAGGATCATCTAAACCCTTATCTATAATCCTATTATTAATCCCACTAAAAATATTTTGAAAATATTGATTATATTCATCGTTACAATCAAAATTAATTTCATCCAACATCTCAATTGCAGTAGAACTTGCAACTTCGCCACCTTTATGGCCACCCATGCCATCAGCTACAGCAAGGATATTATTTTGATTAAGCCTTACTAGATAAGAATCTTCATTCTTGTCTCTAAGATTACCTCTATCCGTTATCCCTCTAGCAATTAAATCAGACATTAGATTATTCCTCCCTTAATCGGAGTTGACCGCATGCTGCAGTAACGTCTTCCCCCATACTTGCTCTTATCTGAACAGGTATGTTAAAATTATCTAAATATTTTTTGAAATTTTTGATCTTATTTTCAGGGCTTGGTTTATGAGCTAGACCATCAACTGGATTAGCAGGAATCAAATTAATAAAAACATTCATATTGCCTAACCAATCAACTAATTTTTTTGCATCCCTAATACTATCATTAAAACCAGAAATCATTAAATATTCAATTGTTATTCTTCGAGATGTCAATTTATAATAATCCTTCAAAGCAGATTTTATAGCATTTAAATCATATTTTTTATTAATAGGCATCAATTTATCCCTTTTATCATTATCACCAGAATGAATGGAAACTGCGAGACCAATCTGATCAAAATCTCTCCCAAATTCTAGAATTTTAGGAACAATCCCAACTGTAGAAACAGTAATTCTCCTGCTTCCAATATTTAAAGCTTTTTCAGAATTTATAATCCTAATAGATTTTTTAAGATTATCATAATTTAAGAATGGCTCCCCCATCCCCATATAAACTACATTTCTAAGTTCACCTAAATTATTCTTATCAATATATCTAGAAATCTGCCAGACCTGGTCAACAATCTCAGCTGTCGTTAAATTTCTCTTACAACCATTTAGACCAGTTGCACAAAAATTACAACCTAGATCACAACCAACCTGAACTGAAATACAGACAGTAAATCTTTCTTCTTTAGATTGTGGAATTAAAACCGTTTCAACTCTTTCACCATCATTTAACTCCCAGAGAAATTTACTTGTTCCATCTCTACTTTTATTAACCTTAATTAATTTTAGATTTTCCATCAAAAAATTATTAACTAAAAATTTCTGAAGCTCTCCAGGTAAATTTCTCATTAAATCTGGCTTAATAACTAAATTATTATATACCCAGTTAAAAATCTGATCAGACCGGAAAGATGGAAATGAATTTTCAACTAAAATTTCTGTTAAATCTGATTTATTTATTCCTTTAAATGAATACATCCTAAACCTCCCTGGTCCTCACATATATCTTGCTTCCTGGTTGAAATGGTTGATTACTCTTAGAATAATCTGCTCCAATAATATAAATATTATCAACATCTGCAGAAGTAGTAACTTTATTTTGCAAAATATCTCCAACAGTTGGACCAATTAAATTTGCAATTAACATTGCCAGCAACATACTCCAGATAGAAAAATAACCACTCCAAAATAATATAAAAATAAATATGATAGCCGATAATAAATTAGCTGCTGTTAAAGTAGTTCCGCAGCGTTCATGAATTGTTAACTCTTTTTCACCAGATTTTAATCTTTCCTGACCTTCTCTGGCAGCGAGTTCAACTTCTGTTAAATCTTGAGCTCCAATTATATAAAAACCCTCTTCATCTGAATAGCCTGCCAATTGTCTGTAACCATAATGTTCTTCAAGGACGTTAATAGTTGCATGCTCTAAACCATGATTCTTCTTTAAAATCGGATTTTTTGCAATTCTATATAACTCGCCAGGGGCATGAATTAAGCTATGCATTGAATTAAAAGTAAATTTCAAAGGAATTAAAAACAAAAATATAAAAAAGAAAAATGCTGCTGGAAGCAATAATACAGGAAAAAAGAATAATAACATTATTAAAATTAACCAAAAAATCATAAAATCACTTCCAAATTATATTATTTACCTAAAATCTCACCTTTTTCAGGTTGATAACCACAGATAAAATCTCTAGCCGACATCCTCTTTGAGCCAGGTAACTGAACTTTAGCAAGATTAATAGCTCCATTAGCAGTAGACACGATTAATCCTCGATTTAAATCAACAGAAATTATCTCACCAGGAGTTGAATTATTGTCAGTTTCAACAATCTCAGATTTCCAAACCTTTAATTTTTTACCCTGATAAAAAGTATAAGCTCCTGGCCATGGGTTATTCCCTCGAATAAAATTAAAGACATCATGACTTGGTTGATCAAAATCAATTAAACCATCTTTTTTATTTAACTGAGGAGCATAATTAGCCAGGGAATCATCCTGAGATTCTGGCTCTATTTTGCCTGCCTCCATCTCCAGAAGAGTCTTAACAAGTAAATCAGCTCCAATTTCAGCGAGTTTATCATGGAGTTTGCCAACAGTATCACTATCTTTAATGATCAACTCTTCCTGTAATAACATATCTCCCTGATCAAGTTCTCTTGAGATCAACATTGTTGTTACTCCTGTTTTATTATCACCATTAATAATTGCCTGATGAATTGGACTGGCACCTCTGTATCTAGGCAATAATGAAGCGTGTAAGTTTATTGGAGCTTTTTTAGGTATATCCAAAACTTCCTGGGTAAATATCTGACCAAAGGCAACTACCACAAAATAATCAGCTTTAATTGCCTCTAATTGTTCTTTGATTTCTTCAGAATTGATATCAGGAATTTCTAGCAAATCCAGATCTAATTCTTTAGCCTTCTGGCCAACCGGTGTAGAAGATAACTTTTGACCTCTACCTTTCTTCCTGGGCGGCTGGGTAACGACTAGTTCAATGTCTATTTCATTATTATTATCAAGTCTAACCAGTGAGGGCACTGAAAAATCCGGGCTCCCAAAAAATACAATTTTCATTACTAACCCTCCATGCCTGCTAATTCAGCAGGGTCTATCATTTTATCAACAAAGAGAACACCATCAAGATGGTCTATCTCATGCAGGATTGCTCTGGCTGCCAGTCCTGTAAATTCTTTCTGATATTTTTCTCCATGACGATTATAAGCAGTTAACTTAATACTCTCTGGTCTGGCAACTAGTCCATTTCTATCAGGTATACTCAAACAGCCCTCTTCTGCGATATCTTTTCCCTCTTTTTCAGTAACTTCAGGATTTATGATTTCAAGCAATTCTCCATTAACTTCAACTACTGCTACTTTAAGCTGAACACCAATTTGTGTTGCTGCTAATCCTAAACCTTCAGCATCATGCATAGTATCTATTAAATTAACAATTAAATTTTCAGTCTTTTCAGTAAAATGTTCTACAGGTTTAGCTTTTGCTCTTAATACTGGATCTCCAATTTTTCTTATAGGTAATACAGCCATCATGGCCACCTCCATTTTTTTACCATTACATCTTATTATAACATTGAGATAGGATCAACATCAACTGAAACATCTAACTTATTAGAGATAAGTTCATATATTTTAGCTTTAATATCTGGTAGAAATCTTCTTCTTTCCTTTATTCCAGGGAAAAAACAGAGAATATGCCAGCGGTATTTCCCCCTTAATTTACTAATTGCTGCTTCAACTGGTCCTAAATAGTAAAATTCTTTATCATACTTATTCTCTAGAAAATCTTTTAACTCACTAACAAGTTTCATAATCAAACCCTCAGTTTCAGCTTTAAATAATATTCTGACCAATCTAGAAAACGGGGGGTAAAATAATTTAGACCTTATTTCCAGCTCCTTTTCATAAAAATCATTCCAATCCGATGAAAGTACAGCCTGAAGGGCATAATGGGATGGATTATAGGTCTGAATATATACCTGCCCCTTTTTCTTGCCTCTACCAGCTCTTCCAGAAACCTGAGTAATTAATTGAAATGTCCTCTCAGATGATCTAAAATCAGGCAAGTTCAACATTAAATCTGTACCTAATACACCAACTAATGTTATAT
Encoded proteins:
- a CDS encoding Stp1/IreP family PP2C-type Ser/Thr phosphatase, yielding MSDLIARGITDRGNLRDKNEDSYLVRLNQNNILAVADGMGGHKGGEVASSTAIEMLDEINFDCNDEYNQYFQNIFSGINNRIIDKGLDDPTLKGMGTTLSVCLICNDKLYYGHVGDSRIYLYRNENLSKLSTDHSYVNQLVTKGKISKEEAFNHPKRNILTQAIGLERNLDLDTGMVELNSGDYILICSDGLSDMVREKEIELIISNLYPEVDEINDKLLTDALAAGGSDNITFISCLIKEV
- a CDS encoding DUF6391 domain-containing protein gives rise to the protein MIFWLILIMLLFFFPVLLLPAAFFFFIFLFLIPLKFTFNSMHSLIHAPGELYRIAKNPILKKNHGLEHATINVLEEHYGYRQLAGYSDEEGFYIIGAQDLTEVELAAREGQERLKSGEKELTIHERCGTTLTAANLLSAIIFIFILFWSGYFSIWSMLLAMLIANLIGPTVGDILQNKVTTSADVDNIYIIGADYSKSNQPFQPGSKIYVRTREV
- the fmt gene encoding methionyl-tRNA formyltransferase, translating into MKIVFFGSPDFSVPSLVRLDNNNEIDIELVVTQPPRKKGRGQKLSSTPVGQKAKELDLDLLEIPDINSEEIKEQLEAIKADYFVVVAFGQIFTQEVLDIPKKAPINLHASLLPRYRGASPIHQAIINGDNKTGVTTMLISRELDQGDMLLQEELIIKDSDTVGKLHDKLAEIGADLLVKTLLEMEAGKIEPESQDDSLANYAPQLNKKDGLIDFDQPSHDVFNFIRGNNPWPGAYTFYQGKKLKVWKSEIVETDNNSTPGEIISVDLNRGLIVSTANGAINLAKVQLPGSKRMSARDFICGYQPEKGEILGK
- the def gene encoding peptide deformylase codes for the protein MAVLPIRKIGDPVLRAKAKPVEHFTEKTENLIVNLIDTMHDAEGLGLAATQIGVQLKVAVVEVNGELLEIINPEVTEKEGKDIAEEGCLSIPDRNGLVARPESIKLTAYNRHGEKYQKEFTGLAARAILHEIDHLDGVLFVDKMIDPAELAGMEG
- the rlmN gene encoding 23S rRNA (adenine(2503)-C(2))-methyltransferase RlmN; translation: MYSFKGINKSDLTEILVENSFPSFRSDQIFNWVYNNLVIKPDLMRNLPGELQKFLVNNFLMENLKLIKVNKSRDGTSKFLWELNDGERVETVLIPQSKEERFTVCISVQVGCDLGCNFCATGLNGCKRNLTTAEIVDQVWQISRYIDKNNLGELRNVVYMGMGEPFLNYDNLKKSIRIINSEKALNIGSRRITVSTVGIVPKILEFGRDFDQIGLAVSIHSGDNDKRDKLMPINKKYDLNAIKSALKDYYKLTSRRITIEYLMISGFNDSIRDAKKLVDWLGNMNVFINLIPANPVDGLAHKPSPENKIKNFKKYLDNFNIPVQIRASMGEDVTAACGQLRLREE